A region from the Penaeus monodon isolate SGIC_2016 chromosome 17, NSTDA_Pmon_1, whole genome shotgun sequence genome encodes:
- the LOC119583533 gene encoding beta-3 adrenergic receptor-like: protein MMPSAWALLSDRWPLAAWTCDLHCAVNYLCIIVSMMTMALISGERFLAVTQPAIHRIRMSRQLLARLEALVCAEGVVFAVVPIVFRWVRYDRWEAVCAIDWFTYSEALIYVLVAFIVCFSVPAIFILITNTTIIWVSCVSSRARVLPHTLAAQESRQARAKARRQARRTNRSSLHHVIVRSMLVVIMAFFVFLTPFSVTKLIKMWTMDENSVPGPVNLAATLCQYVASAINPFIYFLLRRDYRAAAWRLLRPREQPRLPVIQRKLQQSEGPIESCDMAHLNDLPKF from the coding sequence ATGATGCCCTCCGCGTGGGCTCTCCTGTCCGACCGCTGGCCCCTGGCGGCGTGGACGTGCGACCTCCACTGCGCCGTGAACTACCTGTGCATCATCGTGTCCATGATGACCATGGCGCTGATCTCCGGAGAGCGGTTCCTGGCGGTGACGCAGCCGGCCATCCATCGCATCCGGATGTCGCGCCAACTGCTTGCCCGCTTGGAGGCGCTGGTGTGCGCCGAGGGAGTCGTGTTTGCGGTCGTCCCCATCGTCTTCCGCTGGGTGCGCTACGACCGGTGGGAGGCCGTGTGCGCCATCGACTGGTTCACCTACAGCGAAGCCCTCATCTACGTGCTGGTGGCCTTCATCGTGTGCTTCTCCGTGCCggccatcttcatcctcatcaccaacaccacGATCATCTGGGTCAGCTGCGTGTCGTCCAGGGCGAGGGTCCTGCCGCACACGCTGGCCGCGCAGGAGAGCCGTCAGGCCAGGGCGAAGGCCAGACGCCAGGCGAGGAGGACCAACCGCTCTTCGCTTCATCACGTGATAGTCAGGAGCATGCTAGTAGTCATCATGGCCTTCTTCGTGTTCCTGACGCCTTTCTCCGTCACGAAGCTCATCAAGATGTGGACGATGGACGAGAACAGCGTCCCGGGGCCCGTGAATCTCGCGGCGACACTCTGCCAGTACGTGGCCTCCGCCATCAATCCCTTCATCTACTTCCTCCTGCGCCGGGACTATCGCGCTGCGGCCTGGCGTCTCCTGCGGCCTCGAGAGCAGCCGCGTCTTCCAGTCATCCAGCGCAAACTCCAGCAGTCAGAGGGCCCAATCGAGTCGTGTGACATGGCGCACCTCAACGATCTTCCCAAATTCTGA